TACGGCCAGTACGCACCGGCCAGCACCATAAAGGTCCTGCTCGCGTTGACGGTGCTCGACGAGCTCCCGCTCGACACGACGATCGTCGCCAACGAAGCCGACACCAAGGTCGAATGCAACTGTGCAGGCGTCACGCCCGGCATGGTCTACACCGCGCGCCAGTTGCTCGAGGCGTTGCTTCTGGTGTCCGGCAACGACGCCGCCAACACCCTGGCGAGCATGCTCGGCGGCCAGGACGTCGCCGTGATGAAGATGAACGGCAAGGCCGCACTGCTCGGCGCGTACGGCACCAACGTCGGCTCGCCCTCGGGACTCGACGGTCCTGGCATCGACATGTGGTCCTCTCCGCACGACCTGGCGGTCATCTTCCGTGCGGCCATGGCCAACCCGGTGTTCGCGCAGATCACCGCGCAGCCGACCGCGGTCTTTCCCACCAAGACCGGGGACAAGGTGCTGGTCAATCAGGACGAATTGCTCAAGCGCTATCCGGGCATGCTCGGGGGCAAGACCGGCTTCACCGACCTCGCGCAGAAGACGTTCGTCGGCGCGGCCGGCCGTAACGGCAGGCGTCTGGTCGTCGCGTTGATGTACGGCATGGACAAACCCGGCCAGCCCACCTACTGGGACCAGGCCACGAGCCTGTTCGACTGGGGTTTCTCCCTCGACAGGAATGCAAGCGTCGGCACGCTCTGAACGACGCAAAGTTGCTGAATCGCAACGCGTTCGAGACCGGGTCCGGAATCGCGCCGGTTAGGCTCGGCGTTCGTGCGAAAGTTGTTGGCCGCGTTGGCGATCACGCTATGCGCGGCCTCCACGGTCGCGCCATCTGCTGCAGCCCAGCCGGGTGACGAGCCGGCAGGTGCCGTCGCGCTGCCCGACGGACCGGCGCAGGCATGGTTGCTCGCCGATCTGGACACTGGCGCAATTCTGGCCTCCCGCAACCCATATGAGCCGCATGCCCCTGCGAGCACGATCAAGCCACTGTTGGCGATGGTGGTGCTGGACCACCTGCACCCGGACAGCTTCGCACGCGCCAACTCGTCGCACACCGAGGTCGAGTGCTCCTGCGTGGGCCTGAAGCCCGGCCAGCCGTACACGGTGCGCCAGCTGCTCGCGGCGCTGCTGATGGTGTCGGGCAACGATGCCGCGAACATGCTGGCCGACATGCTCGGCGGACAAGGCGTCGCACTGCCCGCCATGAACCGCAAGGCGGCCGCCGTCGGTGCGCGGTCGACGAACGCCTCGTCGCCGTCGGGCCTCGACGGGCCGGGCTGGGAATCCAACACCACGCCGCACGACCTCGCCGTCATCTACCGCGCGGCGCTGAAATACCCGCTGATCGCGCAGATCATGCGGGCGCAATCGGCGGAGTTCCCCGGTAAGACCCTCACCAACCAGAACGAACTGCTGACCCGCTACCCCGGCAACTTCGCGGGCAAGACCGGGTTCACGAACCTCGCCCGCCACACCTATGTCGCGGCCTCCCAGCGGGGCAACCGGCGGCTCATCGTCGTCGAGATGTACGGCACCGGCGATCTGTACGGCCAGGCGATCAAGTTGTTCGACTGGGGTTTCAGCCAGTCCCGCTGACGCGGTGACACCGGTAACTGCGCGACGTCTACTAGCGGAACACTTTGCCCTGAAGGATCACCAGGTCCGGGTGATTGACGACGTCCGCACCTGCTCTGGGGTCGTCGCGGTAGCACACCAGATCAGCCGAGGCGCCGTGCGCGATTCCCGGCCGGCCCAACCATTCTCGGGCGTTCCAGCACGCCGCACCCAACGCGTCGGTGGGACTCATCCCGACGCCCTTGAGAGCTTCGATTTCGTCGGCGATCCGGCCGTGGGCCACCATGCTGCCCGCATCGGTACCTGCGTAAAGCGGTACGCCCGCTTCCCTCGCGGCGGCGATGCGTGCGGGACACTTCTGGTGCAGGTCGCGCATGTGGCGGGCGTAGGCCGGGAATTTCGTTGCGTTATCGGCGATTCCGGGGAAGTTCTCGATGTTGATGAGTGTGGGCACCAACGCGGTACCGTGCTCGACCATCAGGTCGATGGTGTCGTCTGTCAAACCGGTGCCATGCTCGATGCAGTCGATTCCGGCCTTGATCAGACCCGGCAACGCGTCCTCGCTGAACACATGCGCGGTGACCCGGGCGCCGTTGTCGTGGGCGGCGTCGATGGCGGCCTTGAGCACGTCGTCCGACCACAGCGGTGCCAGGTCCCCGACCTCACGGTCGATCCAGTCGCCGACGAGCTTCACCCAGCCGTCGCCGAAACGCGCCTGTTCGGCGACCGCGTCGGGCAGCTGGGACTCGTCGTCCAACTCGATTGCGAAACCGCGTTGATAGCGCTTGGGCTTGGCGAGGTGGCGGCCCGCGCGGATGATCCGCGGCAGGTCGTCATGATCGTCGAGGCTGCGGGTGTCGATGGGCGAGCCGGCGTCGCGCAGCAGCAACGCGCCCACGTCGCGTTCGACCTTGGCCTGCTCGACGCACTCCTCGATGTCATCGATCGCACCATGCTCACCGAGGCCGACGTGGCAGTGCGCGTCGACGAGGCCCGGCAGGATCCATCCGCCGTCGAAGACGGTCTCCGCATCGGCGACGGGTTCAGCGCTCAGCTGGCCGTCGACGATCCACCACTCCACCGGCTCTTCGTCGGGTAAACCCCGACCGCGCAGGTGCAGGCGCATCAGTTCTTGGGGAACTTCAGCTTCGACAGGTCGATGTCGGCAAGGCCGGGCGGGAGCTCATCGAGACCCTTGGGCATATTCGAGAGGTCGGGAAAGCCTGCGGGCATTCCGGCGCCCAGCGGATTGCGCACCTTCGGCGGCGTCGGCCCCCTTCCGCCCTTCTTGCCCTTACCCTTCTTGCCCTTCGCCGACTTGCGGTTCGACTTGCGGCCGAAGGGCATGCCCATCTGGCCCGCCATCGAGGACATCATCTTGCGGGCCTCGAAGAACCGCTCGACGAGCTGGTTGACCTCACCGACGGTGACACCGGAGCCGTTGGCGATACGCAGCCGGCGCGAACCGTTGATGATCTTCGGGTCGGCGCGCTCCTCCGGGGTCATACCGCGGATGATCGCCTGCAGCCGGTCGAGCGATTTGTCATCGACAGCCGCCAGCGCGTCCTTCATCTGCCCCGCGCCGGGCAGCATGCCCAGCAGGTTGCCGATCGGACCCATCTTGCGGATCGCGAGCATCTGCTCCAGGAAGTCCTCCAGGGTCAGCTCGCCGGAGCCGATCTTGGCGGCCGCCTCTTCGGCCTTCTGGGCATCGAAGACCTGCTCGGCCTGCTCGATGAGGGTCAGCACGTCGCCCATGCCGAGGATCCGGCTGGCCATGCGGTCCGGGTGGAAGACGTCGAAGTCCTCGAGCTTCTCGCCCGCCGAGGCGAACAGGATCGGCACGCCGGTGATCTCGCGCACCGACAGCGCGGCACCACCGCGGGCGTCGCCGTCGAGCTTGGTCAGCACCACGCCGGTGAAGCCGACGCCCTCGCGGAACGCCTCGGCGGTGGTGACGGCGTCCTGGCCGATCATCGCGTCGAGCACGAAGATCACTTCGTCGGGCGTGACGGCTTCGCGGATCGCGGCGGCCTGGCTCATCAGCTCGTCGTCGATGCCCAGCCGACCCGCGGTGTCGACGATGACGATGTCGAAGTGCTTGGCCTTGGCCTCGGCGAGGCCGGCGGCCGCGACGGCGACGGGGTCGCCGGGCGCCGAGTCGTCGGAGCCCTCGATGGTGCCGGGGTGCGGGGCGAATACCTCGACGCCAGCCCGTTGGCCGACGATCTGAAGCTGGTTGACGGCGCCGGGCCGCTGCAGGTCGCACGCCACGAGTAGCGGCGTATGTCCTTGCCCTTTCAGCCATTTCGCGAGCTTGCCGGCCAGCGTGGTCTTACCGGAGCCCTGCAGACCGGCGAGCATGATGACCGTCGGCGGGGTCTTGGCGAACGCCAGTTGGCGGGTCTCGCCGCCGAGGATCGTGATCAGTTCCTCGTTGACGATCTTGACGACCTGCTGGGCGGGGTTCAGCGCACCGGACACCTCCGCGCCCTTGGCGCGTTCCTTGATGCGTGCGACGAACTCGCGCACCACCGGCAGCGACACGTCCGCTTCGAGCAGCGCCAACCGAATCTCGCGGGTCGTCGCGTCGATGTCGGCGTCGGACAACCGTCCTTTGCCGCGCAGCCCCTGCAGGGCGCCGGTCAACCGGTCGGACAGCGATTCAAACACGCGCTCCACCCTACTTCCCCCGGTCGCTCCGCTCCTGCCCGCCGGACCCTAACTGGCCTCTGAAACCGGCTTCGCAGGCGCAGGTGAGGGCAGGACGGCGTACAAGTCGCGCTCGAGTTCGGCACGCACCGTCTCGACGTCGCCGGAGGTCAGCGCGGGTCCCGAAATGCCGAAGAGGTCCACCACCGACGAACCCAGGGTGGTGACCTTCGCCCACGAGATATCGACGCCGTCGCGTTCGAACACCGCCGTCAGCCTCGCCAGCAACCCCGTGCGGTCGGTGCTGCGGATCTGGACGACCAACTCGCCCGGGGCCCGGCCTTCGGACCACAGGATCCGCGGCGGGGCGGAGACGTGGTTGATCGGCACCGCGTCCGGCACCTCCCCCGCGCGTGCCGTCCCGTACTGCGCGGCTTCGCGATCACGTTTGTCCAGCGACGCGAGCGCGTCGAGGTCACCGTCGAGAGCAAGGATCCACTGCTGCCGCACCAGCTCGGCCGCAGGCGGGGATCCGAAGTGCGGGGATACCACGAAAGTGTTGATCGCCGAACCCGCATGCCCATTGACCGACGCCGAATGCACGCGCAGCGAGTTCAGCGCGAGCACACCCGCCGCTTTGGACAACAACCCCGTTCGATCGGGCGCGATCATCGTCACGTTGTAGATGTGGGGACTGTCGGCGGGCGTGAGCTCGACATGCACGCCGACATCGGCCGCGAGCGAAAGATAGCGCGGATCAATGGGATCGGGCTGCGGCAATGGTTCACCGGCCATCACCAGCCGGCAGCGCCGCACCAGATCTCCGATGAGCGAGGCCTTCCAGTCACCCCACACCCCCGGACCCGTCGCAAGCGAGTCCGCTTCCGCCAGCACGTGCAGCAGTTCGAGCACGACGGGGTCACCGCCGAGGGCGTCGACCACCGAAGCGATGGTCTTGGGATCCTGCAGATCGCGTCGCGTGGCGGTGTGCGGCAGCAGCAGATGGTGGCGCACCACCTTGGCCAAGACGTCGATATCCGACGGCCACAGGCCCAGCCGGGTGCCGATCTGAACCGCGAGGTCGGCACCGATGACGCTGTGGTCACCGCCGCGACCCTTGCCGATATCGTGGCACAGGGCACCGAGGAGCAACAGATCGGGTCGCGACACCCTGGTGGTGAATGCACTTGCCCGCGAAACGGTTTCGACGAGGTGGCGGTCGACGGTCCAGATGTGCACGACGTCGCGCGGCGGCAGGTCGCGCACCGCACCCCACTCGGGAAAGAGTCGCCCCCACAGACCCGTCCGGTCCAGCGCCTCGATGGTGGCCACGGCGGGCGGTCCGGCAGCCAGCATGACCAGCAGGTCCTTGAGCGCCTGGCGCGGCCACGGGGTGCGCAGCTCGGGCGCGGTTTCCAAGAGCCGGGCCAACGTAGACGACGCCATCGGCAGTCCGGTGGTGGCTGATGCGGCCGCCACCCGCAGGATCAGGCCGGGGTCGCGTTCGGGACGGGCGTCGCGCGCGAGAATCACCTCACCCGCGAACTCGATCACACCTTCGTCGAGTGGACGGCGGGTGGGACGGCGAAACGCCGAGAGTCCGCGTCTCGGAAGCGCGTTGGCGGCGGTGCGGATGCCGGCCTCGACGTAGAAGCTGATGGTGCGCGCCGCGTCGGAAAGCATGCGAGCGAGATCGAACCTGTCGCCGATCCGCAGTGCCGCGCCGATCTCGTCAGCGTGCTGGGCGAGCAGCAACTCGCGGCCACGTCCGGCCACCCGGTGCAGCTCGGTGCGCACGTTCAGCAGCGTCATGTGCGCCTCACCCAACGACTCGGTCGGAGACGCGAGGGACCGGCTGGGATAGACGTCGGCGAGCTGGGCGATCGCCAACGCGTTGAGCAGTTGTACGTCGCGGAGGCCGCCGCGCCCGCATTTCAGGTCGGGCTCCGCGCGGTGGGCGATCTCGCCGCTGCGCTCCCACCGCTCGCGGGTGTGTTTGACGAGTTCTTCGAAGCGCGAGGCGATTCCAGTGCGCCACTGCCGCCGAGCTCCCCCGATCAGCAGGTTCGACAGGTCCGCATCACCGGCGATATGGCGTGCTTCGAGCATCGCGAGTCCGGCGGAGATGTCGTCGCTGGCGACGGCCAGCGCCTCGGGCACGGTCCGCACGCTGTGGTCGATGCGAATGTTTGCATCCCACAACGGATACCAGAGCAACTCGGCGACCTGTCCGACGACATCGTGAGGCATGTTGTCGTGCAACAGCATCAGGTCGAGGTCGGAGTAGGGCACCAGTTCACCCCGGCCGAGCCCACCAGTCGCGACGATGGCGAAGCCGCTGGTCGGCGTGATGCCGATCTCGGCGGCCTTTGTGTTGAGCCAGAATTCGTGCAGATCCAGCAGCGCGTCGCGCAACGCCGCCGCATCCAGTTGGCGGGCGTCGTTGGTGAGCAGCTGCTCGGCGGCCGCGGCGAGGTCTGTCGCAGGACGTAAAGAGCCCGCCGCCGGAGCCTCCCATCGG
The nucleotide sequence above comes from Mycolicibacterium moriokaense. Encoded proteins:
- a CDS encoding [protein-PII] uridylyltransferase, coding for MTEQRQDPAAGRPRWEAPAAGSLRPATDLAAAAEQLLTNDARQLDAAALRDALLDLHEFWLNTKAAEIGITPTSGFAIVATGGLGRGELVPYSDLDLMLLHDNMPHDVVGQVAELLWYPLWDANIRIDHSVRTVPEALAVASDDISAGLAMLEARHIAGDADLSNLLIGGARRQWRTGIASRFEELVKHTRERWERSGEIAHRAEPDLKCGRGGLRDVQLLNALAIAQLADVYPSRSLASPTESLGEAHMTLLNVRTELHRVAGRGRELLLAQHADEIGAALRIGDRFDLARMLSDAARTISFYVEAGIRTAANALPRRGLSAFRRPTRRPLDEGVIEFAGEVILARDARPERDPGLILRVAAASATTGLPMASSTLARLLETAPELRTPWPRQALKDLLVMLAAGPPAVATIEALDRTGLWGRLFPEWGAVRDLPPRDVVHIWTVDRHLVETVSRASAFTTRVSRPDLLLLGALCHDIGKGRGGDHSVIGADLAVQIGTRLGLWPSDIDVLAKVVRHHLLLPHTATRRDLQDPKTIASVVDALGGDPVVLELLHVLAEADSLATGPGVWGDWKASLIGDLVRRCRLVMAGEPLPQPDPIDPRYLSLAADVGVHVELTPADSPHIYNVTMIAPDRTGLLSKAAGVLALNSLRVHSASVNGHAGSAINTFVVSPHFGSPPAAELVRQQWILALDGDLDALASLDKRDREAAQYGTARAGEVPDAVPINHVSAPPRILWSEGRAPGELVVQIRSTDRTGLLARLTAVFERDGVDISWAKVTTLGSSVVDLFGISGPALTSGDVETVRAELERDLYAVLPSPAPAKPVSEAS
- the ffh gene encoding signal recognition particle protein — encoded protein: MFESLSDRLTGALQGLRGKGRLSDADIDATTREIRLALLEADVSLPVVREFVARIKERAKGAEVSGALNPAQQVVKIVNEELITILGGETRQLAFAKTPPTVIMLAGLQGSGKTTLAGKLAKWLKGQGHTPLLVACDLQRPGAVNQLQIVGQRAGVEVFAPHPGTIEGSDDSAPGDPVAVAAAGLAEAKAKHFDIVIVDTAGRLGIDDELMSQAAAIREAVTPDEVIFVLDAMIGQDAVTTAEAFREGVGFTGVVLTKLDGDARGGAALSVREITGVPILFASAGEKLEDFDVFHPDRMASRILGMGDVLTLIEQAEQVFDAQKAEEAAAKIGSGELTLEDFLEQMLAIRKMGPIGNLLGMLPGAGQMKDALAAVDDKSLDRLQAIIRGMTPEERADPKIINGSRRLRIANGSGVTVGEVNQLVERFFEARKMMSSMAGQMGMPFGRKSNRKSAKGKKGKGKKGGRGPTPPKVRNPLGAGMPAGFPDLSNMPKGLDELPPGLADIDLSKLKFPKN
- a CDS encoding D-alanyl-D-alanine carboxypeptidase family protein, producing the protein MRRFLACIASTLCLVAGGTAVASAVPAGVTQPSGSVPIPDGPARAWILADMDTGAVLASRDEYGQYAPASTIKVLLALTVLDELPLDTTIVANEADTKVECNCAGVTPGMVYTARQLLEALLLVSGNDAANTLASMLGGQDVAVMKMNGKAALLGAYGTNVGSPSGLDGPGIDMWSSPHDLAVIFRAAMANPVFAQITAQPTAVFPTKTGDKVLVNQDELLKRYPGMLGGKTGFTDLAQKTFVGAAGRNGRRLVVALMYGMDKPGQPTYWDQATSLFDWGFSLDRNASVGTL
- a CDS encoding metal-dependent hydrolase family protein; the protein is MRLHLRGRGLPDEEPVEWWIVDGQLSAEPVADAETVFDGGWILPGLVDAHCHVGLGEHGAIDDIEECVEQAKVERDVGALLLRDAGSPIDTRSLDDHDDLPRIIRAGRHLAKPKRYQRGFAIELDDESQLPDAVAEQARFGDGWVKLVGDWIDREVGDLAPLWSDDVLKAAIDAAHDNGARVTAHVFSEDALPGLIKAGIDCIEHGTGLTDDTIDLMVEHGTALVPTLINIENFPGIADNATKFPAYARHMRDLHQKCPARIAAAREAGVPLYAGTDAGSMVAHGRIADEIEALKGVGMSPTDALGAACWNAREWLGRPGIAHGASADLVCYRDDPRAGADVVNHPDLVILQGKVFR
- a CDS encoding D-alanyl-D-alanine carboxypeptidase family protein, yielding MRKLLAALAITLCAASTVAPSAAAQPGDEPAGAVALPDGPAQAWLLADLDTGAILASRNPYEPHAPASTIKPLLAMVVLDHLHPDSFARANSSHTEVECSCVGLKPGQPYTVRQLLAALLMVSGNDAANMLADMLGGQGVALPAMNRKAAAVGARSTNASSPSGLDGPGWESNTTPHDLAVIYRAALKYPLIAQIMRAQSAEFPGKTLTNQNELLTRYPGNFAGKTGFTNLARHTYVAASQRGNRRLIVVEMYGTGDLYGQAIKLFDWGFSQSR